A portion of the Choristoneura fumiferana chromosome 6, NRCan_CFum_1, whole genome shotgun sequence genome contains these proteins:
- the LOC141428608 gene encoding ubiquitin carboxyl-terminal hydrolase 7-like isoform X1: protein MFKTGSAENATAETLATKPGSQVEVEANREIAKEDEDVARQEVTFRFTVHNISQLKEQVLSPPCYARCLPWKILALVRNTSTPERQQEKALGVFLQCNGECDSAGWSCYALSELKLLSYNTDGEHLCRKLHHMYHSKEDDWGFAHFISWKDLINPEKGYVKDDAITLEAHVVAEAPHGVAWDSKKHTGCVGLKNQGATCYMNSLLQTLFFTNVLRKAVYKIPTTGDDSSCSVAFGLQRVFYDLQFSDKPVATKKLTKSFGWETLDSFMQHDVQEFLRILLDKLESKMKATVVEGTVPKLFEGKMTSFIKCKNVNCTSTRVETFYDIQLSVKGKSNIYESFKDYISTELLDGDNKYDAGEHGLQEAEKGVRFDVFPPVLHLHLMRFQYDPVTDASVKYNDRFDFYEEINLDPYLQEVPPTPAHYTLHAVLVHSGDNHGGHYVVFINPKGDGKWCKFDDDVVSRCSKQEAIEYNYGGKEDAPYLARRATSAYMLIYIQTSQLKYVLQDVSESDIPSDLCERINDEMRYEMVRTCGRKIRCRKLKSDTSVSSGKCYVKVISALKQFFTLQALAGSKYKGR from the exons ATGTTTAAAACCGGCAGTGCTGAAAATGCCACGGCTGAAACACTAGCTACCAAACCTGGTAGTCAGGTAGAAGTTGAAGCCAACCGG GAAATAGCAAAAGAAGACGAAGACGTAGCCCGTCAAGAAGTGACCTTTCGATTCACAGTTCACAACATCAGTCAGTTAAAAGAACAAGTGTTATCGCCTCCATGTTATGCACGATGTTTACCTTGGAAGATCCTCGCATTGGTCCGAAATACATCCACTCCAGAACGGCAACAAGAAAAAGCTCTTGGAGTATTTCTTCAGTGTAATGGCGAATGCGATTCTGCAGGATGGTCTTGCTATGCCCTTTCTGAACTAAAGCTGCTTAGTTACAATACTGATGGGGAACATTTGTGCAGGAAACTTCATCATATGTATCATAG TAAAGAAGATGACTGGGGTTTCGCTCATTTCATATCTTGGAAAGATCTAATAAATCCAGAAAAGGGGTACGTCAAAGATGATGCCATCACGTTGGAAGCTCACGTGGTCGCCGAAGCCCCGCATGGCGTTGCATGGGATTCCAAGAAACACACCGGTTGTGTTG GTCTGAAAAATCAAGGTGCCACTTGCTACATGAACTCCTTGCTACAAACATTGTTCTTCACCAACGTACTCCGTAAGGCAGTGTACAAAATTCCAACAACTGGGGACGACAGTTCTTGCTCTGTAGCCTTTGGACTCCAACGCGTGTTTTACGACCTTCAGTTCTCAGATAAACCAGTCGCGACAAAGAAGCTGACTAAGAGTTTTGGTTGGGAGACCCTTGATTCTTTTATGCAGCATGACGTCCAGGAATTCCTTCGg ATACTGCTAGATAAATTAGAAAGTAAGATGAAAGCGACAGTAGTAGAAGGAACTGTACCTAAATTATTTGAAGGAAAGATGACGTCTTTCatcaaatgtaaaaatgttaACTGCACTAGCACGCGGGTTGAGACTTTCTACGATATTCAACTGAGTGTTAAAGGGAAAAGCAACA TCTACGAGTCGTTCAAGGACTATATCAGCACGGAGCTTCTCGATGGTGACAACAAGTATGACGCAGGCGAGCACGGGCTGCAAGAAGCGGAGAAAGGAGTCCGATTCGACGTCTTCCCCCCAGTTCTGCATCTGCACCTGATGCGGTTCCAGTATGACCCGGTTACAGATGCTTCTGTTAAGTACAATGACCG TTTCGACTTCTACGAGGAGATCAATCTGGATCCTTACCTCCAGGAGGTGCCGCCGACACCAGCTCACTACACGCTTCACGCCGTGCTTGTCCACTCCGGTGACAACCACGGCGGACATTACGTCGTGTTCATCAACCCTAAAGGCGATGGAAAG TGGTGCAAATTCGACGACGACGTGGTCTCACGCTGCAGTAAGCAAGAGGCCATCGAGTACAATTACGGAGGGAAGGAAGATGCGCCATATCTAGCGCGACGCGCTACCAGCGCATACATGCTCATCTATATACA GACATCCCAGCTGAAGTATGTGTTGCAAGACGTCTCCGAAAGCGACATACCGAGCGACCTGTGCGAGCGAATAAACGATGAGATGCGATACGAGATGGTAAGAACAT GCGGGAGAAAGATAAGATGCAGGAAATTAAAATCTGACACCTCAGTCAGCTCTGGAAAGTGCTACGTGAAGGTGATCAGCGCACTAAAACAGTTCTTCACTTTGCAGGCCCTTGCCGGCTCTAAGTATAAAGGCAGATAG
- the LOC141428608 gene encoding ubiquitin carboxyl-terminal hydrolase 7-like isoform X2, with product MFKTGSAENATAETLATKPGSQVEVEANREIAKEDEDVARQEVTFRFTVHNISQLKEQVLSPPCYARCLPWKILALVRNTSTPERQQEKALGVFLQCNGECDSAGWSCYALSELKLLSYNTDGEHLCRKLHHMYHSKEDDWGFAHFISWKDLINPEKGYVKDDAITLEAHVVAEAPHGVAWDSKKHTGCVGLKNQGATCYMNSLLQTLFFTNVLRKAVYKIPTTGDDSSCSVAFGLQRVFYDLQFSDKPVATKKLTKSFGWETLDSFMQHDVQEFLRILLDKLESKMKATVVEGTVPKLFEGKMTSFIKCKNVNCTSTRVETFYDIQLSVKGKSNIYESFKDYISTELLDGDNKYDAGEHGLQEAEKGVRFDVFPPVLHLHLMRFQYDPVTDASVKYNDRFDFYEEINLDPYLQEVPPTPAHYTLHAVLVHSGDNHGGHYVVFINPKGDGKWCKFDDDVVSRCSKQEAIEYNYGGKEDAPYLARRATSAYMLIYIQTSQLKYVLQDVSESDIPSDLCERINDEMRYEMALAGSKYKGR from the exons ATGTTTAAAACCGGCAGTGCTGAAAATGCCACGGCTGAAACACTAGCTACCAAACCTGGTAGTCAGGTAGAAGTTGAAGCCAACCGG GAAATAGCAAAAGAAGACGAAGACGTAGCCCGTCAAGAAGTGACCTTTCGATTCACAGTTCACAACATCAGTCAGTTAAAAGAACAAGTGTTATCGCCTCCATGTTATGCACGATGTTTACCTTGGAAGATCCTCGCATTGGTCCGAAATACATCCACTCCAGAACGGCAACAAGAAAAAGCTCTTGGAGTATTTCTTCAGTGTAATGGCGAATGCGATTCTGCAGGATGGTCTTGCTATGCCCTTTCTGAACTAAAGCTGCTTAGTTACAATACTGATGGGGAACATTTGTGCAGGAAACTTCATCATATGTATCATAG TAAAGAAGATGACTGGGGTTTCGCTCATTTCATATCTTGGAAAGATCTAATAAATCCAGAAAAGGGGTACGTCAAAGATGATGCCATCACGTTGGAAGCTCACGTGGTCGCCGAAGCCCCGCATGGCGTTGCATGGGATTCCAAGAAACACACCGGTTGTGTTG GTCTGAAAAATCAAGGTGCCACTTGCTACATGAACTCCTTGCTACAAACATTGTTCTTCACCAACGTACTCCGTAAGGCAGTGTACAAAATTCCAACAACTGGGGACGACAGTTCTTGCTCTGTAGCCTTTGGACTCCAACGCGTGTTTTACGACCTTCAGTTCTCAGATAAACCAGTCGCGACAAAGAAGCTGACTAAGAGTTTTGGTTGGGAGACCCTTGATTCTTTTATGCAGCATGACGTCCAGGAATTCCTTCGg ATACTGCTAGATAAATTAGAAAGTAAGATGAAAGCGACAGTAGTAGAAGGAACTGTACCTAAATTATTTGAAGGAAAGATGACGTCTTTCatcaaatgtaaaaatgttaACTGCACTAGCACGCGGGTTGAGACTTTCTACGATATTCAACTGAGTGTTAAAGGGAAAAGCAACA TCTACGAGTCGTTCAAGGACTATATCAGCACGGAGCTTCTCGATGGTGACAACAAGTATGACGCAGGCGAGCACGGGCTGCAAGAAGCGGAGAAAGGAGTCCGATTCGACGTCTTCCCCCCAGTTCTGCATCTGCACCTGATGCGGTTCCAGTATGACCCGGTTACAGATGCTTCTGTTAAGTACAATGACCG TTTCGACTTCTACGAGGAGATCAATCTGGATCCTTACCTCCAGGAGGTGCCGCCGACACCAGCTCACTACACGCTTCACGCCGTGCTTGTCCACTCCGGTGACAACCACGGCGGACATTACGTCGTGTTCATCAACCCTAAAGGCGATGGAAAG TGGTGCAAATTCGACGACGACGTGGTCTCACGCTGCAGTAAGCAAGAGGCCATCGAGTACAATTACGGAGGGAAGGAAGATGCGCCATATCTAGCGCGACGCGCTACCAGCGCATACATGCTCATCTATATACA GACATCCCAGCTGAAGTATGTGTTGCAAGACGTCTCCGAAAGCGACATACCGAGCGACCTGTGCGAGCGAATAAACGATGAGATGCGATACGAGATG GCCCTTGCCGGCTCTAAGTATAAAGGCAGATAG
- the LOC141428608 gene encoding ubiquitin carboxyl-terminal hydrolase 7-like isoform X3, whose amino-acid sequence MFKTGSAENATAETLATKPGSQVEVEANREIAKEDEDVARQEVTFRFTVHNISQLKEQVLSPPCYARCLPWKILALVRNTSTPERQQEKALGVFLQCNGECDSAGWSCYALSELKLLSYNTDGEHLCRKLHHMYHSKEDDWGFAHFISWKDLINPEKGYVKDDAITLEAHVVAEAPHGVAWDSKKHTGCVGLKNQGATCYMNSLLQTLFFTNVLRKAVYKIPTTGDDSSCSVAFGLQRVFYDLQFSDKPVATKKLTKSFGWETLDSFMQHDVQEFLRILLDKLESKMKATVVEGTVPKLFEGKMTSFIKCKNVNCTSTRVETFYDIQLSVKGKSNIYESFKDYISTELLDGDNKYDAGEHGLQEAEKGVRFDVFPPVLHLHLMRFQYDPVTDASVKYNDRFDFYEEINLDPYLQEVPPTPAHYTLHAVLVHSGDNHGGHYVVFINPKGDGKWCKFDDDVVSRCSKQEAIEYNYGGKEDAPYLARRATSAYMLIYIQTSQLKYVLQDVSESDIPSDLCERINDEMRYEMAGER is encoded by the exons ATGTTTAAAACCGGCAGTGCTGAAAATGCCACGGCTGAAACACTAGCTACCAAACCTGGTAGTCAGGTAGAAGTTGAAGCCAACCGG GAAATAGCAAAAGAAGACGAAGACGTAGCCCGTCAAGAAGTGACCTTTCGATTCACAGTTCACAACATCAGTCAGTTAAAAGAACAAGTGTTATCGCCTCCATGTTATGCACGATGTTTACCTTGGAAGATCCTCGCATTGGTCCGAAATACATCCACTCCAGAACGGCAACAAGAAAAAGCTCTTGGAGTATTTCTTCAGTGTAATGGCGAATGCGATTCTGCAGGATGGTCTTGCTATGCCCTTTCTGAACTAAAGCTGCTTAGTTACAATACTGATGGGGAACATTTGTGCAGGAAACTTCATCATATGTATCATAG TAAAGAAGATGACTGGGGTTTCGCTCATTTCATATCTTGGAAAGATCTAATAAATCCAGAAAAGGGGTACGTCAAAGATGATGCCATCACGTTGGAAGCTCACGTGGTCGCCGAAGCCCCGCATGGCGTTGCATGGGATTCCAAGAAACACACCGGTTGTGTTG GTCTGAAAAATCAAGGTGCCACTTGCTACATGAACTCCTTGCTACAAACATTGTTCTTCACCAACGTACTCCGTAAGGCAGTGTACAAAATTCCAACAACTGGGGACGACAGTTCTTGCTCTGTAGCCTTTGGACTCCAACGCGTGTTTTACGACCTTCAGTTCTCAGATAAACCAGTCGCGACAAAGAAGCTGACTAAGAGTTTTGGTTGGGAGACCCTTGATTCTTTTATGCAGCATGACGTCCAGGAATTCCTTCGg ATACTGCTAGATAAATTAGAAAGTAAGATGAAAGCGACAGTAGTAGAAGGAACTGTACCTAAATTATTTGAAGGAAAGATGACGTCTTTCatcaaatgtaaaaatgttaACTGCACTAGCACGCGGGTTGAGACTTTCTACGATATTCAACTGAGTGTTAAAGGGAAAAGCAACA TCTACGAGTCGTTCAAGGACTATATCAGCACGGAGCTTCTCGATGGTGACAACAAGTATGACGCAGGCGAGCACGGGCTGCAAGAAGCGGAGAAAGGAGTCCGATTCGACGTCTTCCCCCCAGTTCTGCATCTGCACCTGATGCGGTTCCAGTATGACCCGGTTACAGATGCTTCTGTTAAGTACAATGACCG TTTCGACTTCTACGAGGAGATCAATCTGGATCCTTACCTCCAGGAGGTGCCGCCGACACCAGCTCACTACACGCTTCACGCCGTGCTTGTCCACTCCGGTGACAACCACGGCGGACATTACGTCGTGTTCATCAACCCTAAAGGCGATGGAAAG TGGTGCAAATTCGACGACGACGTGGTCTCACGCTGCAGTAAGCAAGAGGCCATCGAGTACAATTACGGAGGGAAGGAAGATGCGCCATATCTAGCGCGACGCGCTACCAGCGCATACATGCTCATCTATATACA GACATCCCAGCTGAAGTATGTGTTGCAAGACGTCTCCGAAAGCGACATACCGAGCGACCTGTGCGAGCGAATAAACGATGAGATGCGATACGAGATG GCGGGAGAAAGATAA